A window of the Lolium perenne isolate Kyuss_39 chromosome 7, Kyuss_2.0, whole genome shotgun sequence genome harbors these coding sequences:
- the LOC127317331 gene encoding probable inactive DNA (cytosine-5)-methyltransferase DRM3: MVVKIEDYDKDGSVSAGAKVLNNACVDRQPHLTHTSVEAEEEGQASLSSSNLKSQFIAMGFSPNIVDKMLQKNGEHDPNTILEALLSHSEMVKPLYGEMDRIVSLLEMGFTKEEVSFSIDCFGQEATVEELADSIFARRIANTIEQRQVKVESELVGKTETEYSDSSGRLRFYDDDDDNRRFKRVKHLFRDDGGASSSRAANTPWLSGGVRSLSNGFVKERDNEMGSGSGANVHVDIGKPPYFLYGNVVDISKDAWHELSDFLFSVQPEFVNTQTFSALSRKEGYIHNLPTDGRHVVGSNSPMTIKGAVPFTIEDSMQPHQLELALGYPSGHTDMLGLSTQERIAAMRFGFQTDTISFLLSALKEMYPDGLRVLSIYSGVGGAEVALHRLGIPLKCVVSVEESEVNRQILKRWWGKTKQAGQLRQVSSIHKVNTSVLQDLMDEFHGFDLVVGGTYSNCEGGELPANYTLCQFYNYARVVSILRNLYGLR; this comes from the exons GTTAAAATTGAAGATTATGACAAGGATGGCTCTGTTAGCGCTGGCGCCAAGGTTCTTAATAATGCTTGCGTGGACCGACAGCCACATCTCACACATACTAGTGTTGAGGCGGAGGAG GAGGGACAGGCAAGCTTGTCTTCTAGTAATTTAAAGTCACAATTCATCGCTATGGGATTTTCACCAAACATCGTTGACAAGATGCTTCAGAAAAATG GTGAACATGATCCAAACACTATATTGGAGGCTCTTCTGTCACATTCT GAAATGGTGAAACCGTTGTATGGAGAAATGGATAGAATTGTTTCTTTGCTAGAGATGGGTTTTACTAAGGAGGAAGTGTCATTTTCTATTGACTGTTTTG GCCAGGAAGCAACAGTTGAGGAGCTGGCTGACTCAATTTTTGCAAGACGTATTGCCAATACCATTGAGCAGAGACAG GTCAAAGTTGAGTCTGAATTGGTAGGCAAAACCGAAACTGAGTATTCAGATTCCAGtgggagattgaggttttatgacgATGATGACGACAACAGAAGGTTTAAAAGGGTGAAGCATCTGTTCAGAGATGATGGAGGGGCTTCAAGTAGTCGTGCTGCCAACACTCCATGGCTAAGCGGTGGTGTCAGGTCATTGAGTAATGGGTTTGTGAAGGAAAGAGATAATGAGATGGGATCAGGCTCTGGTGCAAATGTTCATGTCGATATTGGCAAGCCCCCCTATTTCCTCTATGGAAACGTTGTCGACATCAGCAAAGATGCATGGCATGAATTGTCAGATTTCTTGTTCAGTGTGCAGCCCGAGTTTGTAAATACCCAGACATTCTCAGCTTTGAGTCGGAAGGAAGGCTATATTCATAACCTCCCAACAGATGGAAGACATGTTGTGGGCTCAAATTCACCGATGACAATTAAAGGCGCGGTACCATTCACAATTGAAGACTCTATGCAGCCACACCAACTGGAACTTGCACTGGGTTATCCATCTGGCCATACAGATATGCTTGGTCTAAGCACACAAGAGAGGATTGCTGCCATGAGATTTGGCTTTCAAACTGATACCATCTCTTTTCTCTTGTCGGCCCTAAAAGAAATGTATCCAGATGGGCTGAGGGTATTGTCTATCTATAGTGGAGTTGGAGGTGCAGAGGTTGCTCTGCACCGTCTTGGTATTCCACTGAAGTGTGTAGTATCGGTCGAAGAATCTGAGGTTAACAGGCAGATCCTGAAACGGTGGTGGGGAAAGACGAAACAGGCTGGGCAGCTGAGACAAGTGTCTAGCATCCATAAGGTGAACACAAGTGTACTCCAGGATCTAATGGATGAGTTCCATGGCTTTGACTTAGTGGTTGGTGGAACCTACAGCAATTGCGAAGGTGGCGAGTTGCCAGCAAACTATACCCTGTGTCAGTTCTATAACTATGCTCGTGTTGTTAGCATCCTGAGAAATCTGTACGGGCTGAGGTAG